The genomic DNA CATCTGGTCCAGGTCGAACTTGTAGTCCCGCACTGCGGACGTCGACAGGTCGGCGTACTTCACCGCGCCGATGCCCACGTCCCGGCCGTTGTCGACGATCTCCCGCTCGGTCAGGCCCACCTTCTCGGCCTTGTCCCGTACGACCGCGGTCGCCCGCTGGACCGCCTCGTCGAGGAGGTCCTCCAGCTTCACCGACACACCCTCACGCGTCTTGAACGGCTTGCCGTCCTTACCGAGGATCGTGCCGAACGCCAACTGGTACGCCGTCACGTCGTCGTTGAGCCAGCCGGCCCGCTTCGCGGTCTCGAAGACCATCTTGAAGTGCAGGGACTGGCGGACGTCGACCACGTACAGGAGGTTCGTCGCCTTCAGGTTGAAGACACGGTCCCTGATCGCGGACAGGTCGGTCGCCGCGTAGCCGTAGCCGCCGTCGGACTTGCGGACGATCAGCGGGGTCGGGTTGCCGTCCGGGCCCTTGATCTCGTCGAAGAACACGCACAGCGCGCCGTTCGAGATCGTCGCGACCCCGGACTCCTCCAGGAGGCGGCACGTCTCGTCCAGCATGTCGTTGTAACCCGACTCGCCGACGATGTCCGCGTCCCGGATCTCCATGTCCAGCTTCTCGAAGACCGAGAAGAAGTAGATCTTCGACTCGTCCACGAACTTCTGCCATGCGGCACGGGTGTTGGGCTCGCCCGCCTGGAGGTCGACCACCCGGCGCCGGGCCCGCGTCTTGAACTCCTCGTCGGAGTCGAAGAGTTTGCGTGCCGCCTTGTAGAGCCGGTCGAGGTTCGACATCGCCTCCTCGCCGGTGATCTCCGCGTCGCCGTGGTCCAACTCGCCCGGGTGCTCGTCCAGATACTGGATCAGCATCCCGAACTGCGTTCCCCAGTCGCCGATGTGGTGCCGCCGGACCACCGACTCGCCGGTGAACTCCAGGAGTTGGACCAGCGCGTCGCCGATCACCGCGGAGCGCAGGTGACCTACGTGCATCTCCTTCGCCACGTTCGGCTGGGCGTAGTCGATGACCGTCGTGCCGGGGTGCTCCGCGAGGGGGACGCCGAGGCGGGCCGAGTCGTCGGCGTAGCGCTCCGCGAGGTTCCGGGTGATCGCCTGGTCGGTGATCGTGATGTTCAGGAAGCCGGGGCCGGAGACCTCGATGTCCTTGACCAGGTCACCGGTGACCACGCTCGCCACGACCTGGGTCGCCAGGTCGCGGGGGTTGGCCTTGGCCTTCTTCGCGAGGGCGAGGATGCCGTTCGCCTGGAAGTCGGCACGGTCGCTCCGTCGCAGCAGAGGGTCCGCGGCCGCCTCCGGCAGGGTTGCCGTGAGGGCGTTCGCGAGGCGCTGGTGGACTTGGTCGGTGAGCGACGTGACCGAGGTCATGGGGTGGGGGCCGTTCTCCTGGTGGGTTTGGTAGACACGGTCAGTATCCCACGGGGGGTAAAGCGAGTTTTTCGGGTGCGGGTCCGGTGGGGGCTGGTCGCGCCTACGCGGCGGAGCCGCATATCGATACTGCCCCGCGCCCCTTGAAGGCGGCTGCGCCGCCATCCAAGGCTCAGCCCCCGCGCTTCACAGTCACGGGCTTGGAAAAGGCGTTTTCGTGGATGCTGGCTCGCCTGGGACAATGAAACGGTCAGTCGTGCGACCGTACCGGCTGCCCCGTGTCAGAAAGAAGGACGTGCCGATCGTGGCTCAGAGCACCGAGACCACCGACTGGGTCTCCCGTTTCGCGGATGAGGTCATCGAGGAGTCGGAGCGTCGGGCCCCGGGCAAACCGGTCGTCGTCGCGTCCGGACTGTCCCCCTCCGGGCCCATCCACCTCGGCAACCTGCGCGAGGTCATGACCCCGCACCTCGTCGCCGACGAGATCCGCCGCCGGGGTCACGAGGTCCGGCACCTCATCTCCTGGGACGACTACGACCGCTACCGCAAGGTTCCCAACGGGGTGGAGGGGACCGACGCGAGCTGGGCCGAGCACATCGGGAAGCCGCTGACCTCCGTCCCGGCCCCGAAGGGCTCCGCGTACCCGAACTGGGCCGAGCACTTCAAGGCCGCGATGGTCGCCTCGCTCGCCGAGCTGGGCGTGGAGTTCGACGGGATCAGCCAGACCGCGCAGTACACCTCCGGGGTCTACCGCGAGCAGATCCTGCACGCCATGAAGCACCGCGGCGACATCGACGCGATCCTCGAGCAGTACCGCACCAAGAAGGCCCCGGCCAAGAAGCAGCAGCAGTCGCAGAAGCCTGTCGACGCCGCCGAGCTGGAGGCCGAGGCCGGGTCCGGCGCGGCCGAGGAGGACGACGGCAGCTCCGGCTCCGCCGGCTACTTCCCGTACAAGCCCTTCTGCGGCACCTGCGGCAAGGACCTCACCACCGTCACGGCGTACGACGACGACACCACCGAGCTGACCTACGTCTGCACCGAGGACGGCTTCACCGAGACCGTCCTGCTCAGCGAGTTCAACCGCGGCAAGCTGGTCTGGAAGGTCGACTGGCCCATGCGCTGGGCCTACGAGGGCGTCATCTTCGAGCCGAGCGGTGTCGATCACTCGTCTCCCGGGTCCTCCTTCCAGGTCGGCGGGCAGATCGTCGGGATCTTCGGTGGCGAGCGGCCCATCGGACCCATGTACGCCTTCGTCGGCATCAGCGGCATGGCCAAGATGTCCAGCAGCAAGGGCGGGGTCCCCACCCCGGCCGACGCGCTCCAGATCATGGAACCGCAGCTCCTGCGCTGGCTCTACGCCCGCCGCCGCCCCAACCAGTCCTTCAAGATCGCCTTCGACCAGGAGATCCAGCGCCTCTACGACGAGTGGGACAAGCTCGACGGGAAGGTCGCGGAGGGGGCAGCCCTTCCCGCCGACCTTGCCGCGCACTCCCGCGCCGTACGCACCGCGGCCGGTGAACTCCCGCGCACGCCCCGCCCGTTGCCGTACCGGACCCTCGCGTCCGTCGCCGACATCACCGCCGGGGCCGAGGACCAGACGCTGCGCATCCTCAGCGAACTCGACCCCACCGACCCGCTGTCCACTCTCGACGAGGTCCGCCCCCGGCTCGACAAGGCCGAGGCCTGGATCAACACGCACGTCCCCGCCGACCAGCGGACCATCGTGCGCGACGAACCCGACACCGACCTCCTCAAGTCCCTCGACGAGCCCGCCCGGCAGTCCCTGCGACTGCTCACCGACGGACTCGCCGACAACTGGTCCCTGGACGGCCTGAGCCACCTCGTCTACGGCGTCCCGAAGGTCCAGGCCGGCTTCTCCGCCGACGCGACCGCGAAGGAACTCCCGCCGGAGATCAAGACCGCCCAGCGGACCTTCTTCGCCCTCCTCTACCACCTGCTGGTGAGCCGCGACACCGGGCCGCGCCTGCCCACGCTGCTGCTCGCCGTGGGCCAGGAGCGGGTGCGGAGGCTCCTCGGAGAGTAGGACGCCGCTACGACGACGAGGGCGCCCCGTGCTCACCGGCACGGGGCGCCCTCGTCGTCGTAGGAGAACCGCGGATCCTGCTTACGCGATGTGGTCTTCCTGGAGTTCCGCCGTGTGGCGGTTGGTGAAGCGGGTCGCCATGCGGTCGGCCTCGCGCTGCGGGAGCAGGATGCCGTACGTGGCCTCCACGTCACCCCGGAACTGGCCCCCGGTCGGGTAGCTGCCGTCTATCGACTTCTTGAAGATGAGGTAGTAGTCGTCCTCGGTCGGCTCCGTGCCGCCGCCCGCACCCAGCTCACGGGTACGGCCCGGGCCCGCCGGGATCGGGAAGGTGCCGGTGTCCTCCGGAGAGGGCTCCGGCTCCGGCAGCTCCTCCTCGTACCGCTGCTGCTGTTGCGGGAACTGCTGTTGCTCCTGGAACTGCTGCTGCTCGAACCGCCGTTGCTGCGCGAACTGCTGCTGCTCCTCCTCGTACTGCTGGAACTGCTCGGCCTGCTGCTGCTCCGCGTACCACTCCTGGTACGCGGAGTCCGGGTCGTACGTCGGGTCGTAGCCGCCCTGGTACGCGACGGTCTGCGGATCCCGCGAGTGCAGCCACGGATTCTGCGGCTCGGCCTGCTGCGGCTGCCCCGCGGGCTCGTTCGCGGCCGGCCCGGGGAGCTGCTCGCGGACCGGCGCCGGGGCGTTCTGCACGGCCGGCGCCTGCTGCTCCGGCTCGCGGGCCGCCTCCAACTGCGGGGCGGGAGGCAGCAGTACGGGCTCGATGCCCGCCGCCGCCAGACCCGAGGGGGCCGTCTCCGCGAGCGGGACGCCGTAGCGGGCCAGACGCAG from Streptomyces sp. NBC_01478 includes the following:
- the argS gene encoding arginine--tRNA ligase, producing MTSVTSLTDQVHQRLANALTATLPEAAADPLLRRSDRADFQANGILALAKKAKANPRDLATQVVASVVTGDLVKDIEVSGPGFLNITITDQAITRNLAERYADDSARLGVPLAEHPGTTVIDYAQPNVAKEMHVGHLRSAVIGDALVQLLEFTGESVVRRHHIGDWGTQFGMLIQYLDEHPGELDHGDAEITGEEAMSNLDRLYKAARKLFDSDEEFKTRARRRVVDLQAGEPNTRAAWQKFVDESKIYFFSVFEKLDMEIRDADIVGESGYNDMLDETCRLLEESGVATISNGALCVFFDEIKGPDGNPTPLIVRKSDGGYGYAATDLSAIRDRVFNLKATNLLYVVDVRQSLHFKMVFETAKRAGWLNDDVTAYQLAFGTILGKDGKPFKTREGVSVKLEDLLDEAVQRATAVVRDKAEKVGLTEREIVDNGRDVGIGAVKYADLSTSAVRDYKFDLDQMVSLSGDTSVYLQYAYARIQSILRKAGEARPSAHPELELAPAERALGLHLDQFGEVIAESAKEYAPHKLTAYLYQLASTLTTFYDQCHVLSPDNAPEVVENRLFLVDLTARTLQRGMALLGIRTPERL
- the lysS gene encoding lysine--tRNA ligase yields the protein MPIVAQSTETTDWVSRFADEVIEESERRAPGKPVVVASGLSPSGPIHLGNLREVMTPHLVADEIRRRGHEVRHLISWDDYDRYRKVPNGVEGTDASWAEHIGKPLTSVPAPKGSAYPNWAEHFKAAMVASLAELGVEFDGISQTAQYTSGVYREQILHAMKHRGDIDAILEQYRTKKAPAKKQQQSQKPVDAAELEAEAGSGAAEEDDGSSGSAGYFPYKPFCGTCGKDLTTVTAYDDDTTELTYVCTEDGFTETVLLSEFNRGKLVWKVDWPMRWAYEGVIFEPSGVDHSSPGSSFQVGGQIVGIFGGERPIGPMYAFVGISGMAKMSSSKGGVPTPADALQIMEPQLLRWLYARRRPNQSFKIAFDQEIQRLYDEWDKLDGKVAEGAALPADLAAHSRAVRTAAGELPRTPRPLPYRTLASVADITAGAEDQTLRILSELDPTDPLSTLDEVRPRLDKAEAWINTHVPADQRTIVRDEPDTDLLKSLDEPARQSLRLLTDGLADNWSLDGLSHLVYGVPKVQAGFSADATAKELPPEIKTAQRTFFALLYHLLVSRDTGPRLPTLLLAVGQERVRRLLGE
- a CDS encoding DUF2637 domain-containing protein, encoding MHRVLIGVVVSGAVVIAGIGFAGSYAAVRELALKKGFGNFAYVFPIGIDAGICVLLALDLLLTWIRIPFPLLRQTAWLLTVATIAFNGAAAWPDPLGVGMHAVIPILFVVSVEAARHAIGRIADITADKHMEGVRLTRWLLSPIPTFLLWRRMKLWELRSYEQVIKLEQDRLVYQARLHSRFGRAWRRKAPVESMMPLRLARYGVPLAETAPSGLAAAGIEPVLLPPAPQLEAAREPEQQAPAVQNAPAPVREQLPGPAANEPAGQPQQAEPQNPWLHSRDPQTVAYQGGYDPTYDPDSAYQEWYAEQQQAEQFQQYEEEQQQFAQQRRFEQQQFQEQQQFPQQQQRYEEELPEPEPSPEDTGTFPIPAGPGRTRELGAGGGTEPTEDDYYLIFKKSIDGSYPTGGQFRGDVEATYGILLPQREADRMATRFTNRHTAELQEDHIA